Proteins encoded together in one Falco peregrinus isolate bFalPer1 chromosome 2, bFalPer1.pri, whole genome shotgun sequence window:
- the OTOP1 gene encoding proton channel OTOP1: MEKAAGSPSVGGSYPQKNAEILSSQYGINLFLAGLLLTFAWAVHAVGISKSHLLSYLITLMLIQLLWMLWYLCRSCTQRRLIRDKDTHAGARWLKCGITLFAVITLILDSFKIGYYIDFSNCLSPTEGIFPVTHAVHTILQVYFLWCHAKDIIQSFKTLERFGVIHSVFTNLLLWTNGVLTESKHQLNEHKERLITLGFGNITIVLDDHAPQCNCTTTTLCSIFSQGIYYLYPFNIEYHILASTMLYVLWKNIGRKVEHHQQHKTPFKFHGITVGMIFGLIVLTSTIAIVVVYLIQIGRSKIKSELALTMFYLHAIFVLALMCTAGIVALLIYRLEDRSLDNSKNPARKLDAELLVGTAAGSWLLSWGSILAIICAQAHPKYTWYNLPYSVLVIIEKYIQNLFIIESIHREQEKVNDDIKTLRIVTISRGSTLSLTPSYKEIYNGRAAGEDGEVPCLFKGTICRRENGGGGAKEETSQENSLVTHLASDISFYSRSSVTNNKRRILKNIAAFLFLCNLSLWIPPAFGCRPEYDNGLEEIVFGFEPWIIVVNLAMPFSIFYRMHSAASLFEVNCKT; the protein is encoded by the exons ATGGAGAAAGCCGCCGGTTCCCCCTCCGTGGGCGGCAGCTACCCGCAGAAAAACGCCGAGATCCTCAGCAGCCAGTATGGCATCAACCTCttcctggcagggctgctgctcacCTTCGCCTGGGCTGTGCACGCCGTGGGCATCAGCAAGAGCCACCTGCTCTCTTACCTCATCACGCTGATGCTCATCCAgctgctgtggatgctgtggtacctctgcaggagctgcacGCAGAGGAGGCTGATCCGGGACAAGGACACACATGCCGGAGCCCGCTGGCTGAAGT gTGGGATAACATTATTTGCAGTGATTACTTTAATTCTGGACTCTTTTAAAATTGGATATTATATTgatttttcaaactgtttatCACCAACTGAAGGCATTTTTCCTGTTACACATGCTGTGCACACCATCTTACAG GTGTACTTTCTGTGGTGTCATGCAAAGGATATTATCCAGTCTTTCAAAACACTTGAAAG GTTTGGGGTTATCCATTCTGTGTTCACAAATTTACTCCTGTGGACAAATGGTGTGTTAACAGAGTCAAAACATCAACTGAATGAACATAAGGAAAGACTGATCACTCTTGGTTTTGGGAACATAACAATAG TTTTAGATGATCATGCACCTCAATGCAATTGCACAACAACAACTCTCTGCTCGATATTTTCTCAAGGAATATATTACCTATATCCCTTCAATATAGAGTACCATATCCTAGCATCCACAATGCTCTATGTCCTGTGGAAGAATATTGGCCGCAAAGTTGAGCACCACCAGCAACACAAAACTCCATTCAAATTCCATGGCATAACTGTTGGAATGATTTTTGGACTAATTGTGTTAACTAGCACAATAGctattgttgttgtttatttaaTTCAGATTGGACGTTCAAAAATCAAGAGTGAGTTAGCACTCACTATGTTTTACTTGCATGCTATCTTCGTGTTGGCTCTCATGTGTACAGCTGGAATCGTTGCCCTTCTCATCTACAGACTGGAAGACAGATCATTGGATAATTCAAAAAATCCTGCTCGAAAACTTGATGCggagctgctggtgggcacAGCTGCGGGGTCCTGGCTCCTTTCCTGGGGATCGATCCTTGCCATTATCTGTGCCCAGGCTCACCCCAAATACACATGGTATAACCTGCCCTACTCCGTCCTCGTTATAATTGAGAAGTACATTCAGAACCTCTTCATCATTGAATCCATACATCGTGAGCAGGAAAAGGTGAACGATGATATTAAAACTCTTCGAATAGTGACTATATCTCGGGGGAGCACTTTATCACTTACCCCCTCGTACAAAGAGATTTACaatggcagagctgctggtgaggACGGGGAGGTACCCTGTCTGTTCAAGGGCACTATCTGTAGGAGAGaaaatggtggtggtggtgccaAAGAAGAAACGAGTCAGGAAAATAGTTTGGTCACACATTTGGCCTCAGATATCTCATTTTATAGTAGAAGCTCAGTTACTAACAACAAGAGGAGAATTTTGAAGAACATCGCTGCATTTTTATTCCTCTGCAACCTTTCG CTGTGGATACCACCGGCATTCGGGTGCCGCCCGGAATATGACAATGGACTAGAAGAAATAGTTTTTGGCTTTGAACCTTGGATAATTGTTGTGAACCTTGCGATgcctttttctattttctatcGTATGCATTCAGCTGCCTCACTCTTTGAGGTCAATTGTAAAACATAG
- the DRD5 gene encoding D(1B) dopamine receptor, with amino-acid sequence MLRGGRSPLPAAASPSGGARGAAGAPGAAQVAAGSLLALLILWTLFGNVLVCAAIVRYRHLRSKVTNIFIVSLAVSDLLVALLVMPWKAVAEVAGYWPFGAFCNVWVAFDIMCSTASILNLCVISVDRYWAISSPFRYERKMTQRLALVMIGVAWTLSVLISFIPVQLNWHRGRDVVAAGDIGDGFGTGWAAAGAVTTWADDMSTTWVALAAMRPSEGTSGSNETLAGHSESCDSSLNRTYAISSSLISFYIPVAIMIVTYTRIYRIAQVQIRRISSLERAAEHAQSCRSNHVDCHHHKSLKSSIRKETKVLKTLSVIMGVFVCCWLPFFILNCMVPFCESPPSDPHAGLPCVSETTFNIFVWFGWANSSLNPIIYAFNADFRKVFSNLLGCGQFCSSTPVETVNISNELISYNQHTLFHKEIVTAYVNMIPNVVDCEENREDPFDRMSQISPDHEIATDSICELDCEGEVSLGKITPFTPNGLH; translated from the coding sequence ATGCTGCGGGGCGGCCGGAGCCCGCTGCCGGCGGCCGCGAGTCCCtccggcggggcgcggggggcggcgggcgccccCGGGGCGGCGCAGGTGGCGGCGGGCAGCTTGCTGGCGCTGCTCATCCTCTGGACGCTCTTTGGGAACGTGCTGGTGTGCGCGGCCATCGTCCGCTACCGGCACCTGAGGAGCAAGGTCACCAACATCTTCATCGTCTCCCTGGCCGTTTCGGACCTGCTAGTGGCTCTGCTAGTCATGCCCTGGAAAGCGGTGGCCGAGGTGGCCGGGTACTGGCCCTTTGGGGCCTTCTGCAATGTCTGGGTGGCCTTCGATATCATGTGCTCCACGGCCTCCATCCTGAACCTGTGCGTGATCAGCGTGGACAGGTACTGGGCTATTTCCAGCCCCTTCCGCTATGAGAGGAAGATGACCCAGCGGCTGGCTCTGGTGATGATTGGTGTGGCATGGACTTTGTCTGTGCTCATCTCCTTCATCCCCGTCCAGCTCAACTGGCACAGAGGTCGGGATGTCGTTGCTGCTGGTGATATTGGAGATGGCTTTGGCACTGGCTGGGCAGCGGCAGGTGCTGTCACCACCTGGGCAGACGATATGAGCACCACATGGGTGGCATTAGCAGCAATGAGACCCTCGGAGGGGACCTCTGGCAGCAATGAGACCCTCGCTGGACACTCGGAGAGCTGTGACTCCAGCCTCAACAGGACTTACGctatttcttcctccttgatCAGTTTTTATATTCCGGTGGCTATCATGATAGTTACCTACACTCGAATCTACCGCATTGCCCAGGTGCAGATACGTCGTATCTCTTCACTGGAGAGGGCAGCTGAACATGCGCAAAGCTGCCGGAGCAACCATGTTGACTGCCACCATCACAAGAGCCTCAAGTCCTCCATCAGGAAAGAAACCAAGGTGTTGAAGACTCTCTCTGTCATCATGGGCGTCTTTGTCTGCTGCTGGTTGCCCTTCTTCATCCTGAACTGCATGGTTCCCTTCTGCGAGAGCCCACCCAGTGACCCCCACGCTGGCCTTCCCTGTGTCAGTGAGACCACCTTTAATATCTTCGTCTGGTTTGGTTGGGCCAACTCCTCTCTCAACCCTATCATCTATGCCTTCAATGCTGACTTTAgaaaggtcttctccaacctcCTGGGTTGCGGTCAGTTTTGCTCTAGTACTCCAGTGGAGACTGTTAATATAAGCAATGAGCTTATCTCTTACAACCAGCACACCCTTTTCCATAAGGAGATAGTGACAGCTTATGTTAACATGATCCCAAATGTGGTTGACTGTGAGGAAAATCGCGAGGACCCTTTCGATAGGATGTCCCAGATCTCCCCTGACCACGAGATTGCCACTGACTCGATCTGTGAGCTGGACTGCGAGGGGGAGGTTTCACTAGGCAAAATAACACCTTTCACTCCAAATGGTTTACATTAA